The following proteins come from a genomic window of Burkholderia stabilis:
- a CDS encoding HAD domain-containing protein, with protein sequence MANEIQRTMLVLDQPIPTLFVDYDGTLHRGHAVLDADGNVLLDSGQPLFEYAPLLAEMLEPYPDVQIVLTTSWLDTLPLDQVVSYLPAALARRVVGTTCGIKARFGYLMDGSARTYIIRSYVFAKRLKNWLAIDDSVFGAFHLSTDFLDLSSHLVLLDAQRGIGDAQVQQRIREWLVEVHPLSSS encoded by the coding sequence ATGGCAAATGAAATTCAACGAACCATGCTCGTGCTGGACCAACCAATCCCAACCCTCTTCGTCGACTATGACGGCACGCTCCACCGGGGACACGCCGTTCTCGACGCCGACGGCAACGTGTTACTGGATTCGGGCCAGCCATTGTTCGAATATGCGCCGCTTCTGGCGGAGATGCTCGAGCCGTATCCGGACGTGCAGATTGTCCTGACGACATCTTGGCTCGACACGCTGCCGCTCGACCAGGTCGTCTCGTACCTGCCGGCTGCGCTCGCCAGACGGGTCGTGGGCACAACTTGCGGCATCAAGGCGCGCTTTGGGTATCTGATGGACGGGTCGGCACGGACCTATATCATCAGGTCTTACGTGTTCGCGAAACGCCTGAAAAATTGGCTGGCGATTGACGACTCGGTCTTCGGGGCGTTTCACCTGAGCACCGATTTCCTCGACTTGAGTTCGCACCTGGTCTTGCTCGACGCCCAGCGCGGAATTGGCGACGCGCAAGTCCAGCAGCGCATCCGGGAGTGGCTGGTCGAAGTCCATCCACTCTCGAGTTCCTAG
- the trfA gene encoding plasmid replication initiator TrfA, whose amino-acid sequence MTALQNASPVTWPKLQLKHGLNNNLVTAHALARSAIFSTRFYRSHAERPLYRERTKLPSTSDIEVFQTAGHQLDQGDADVFYELLRRVFADGRERCRESHVVFGRAELLRALERSAGGKTRKLLDESLDRLYHAEFEFSVHGLFSGKSRLILKMHRLDKKTAAGEDYDVLLDVELARLFDGNRWTILRRSQRRLLDGNPLAKGLHAYFSTLPTPHPMLPETLLRLAGRQGMQLSKGLDVLLPALAAVKLATGWVKCEFETQGVHAGKVVVEKGDCTAARAEKSKTRKAVSEQTVEHGLDDDI is encoded by the coding sequence ATGACCGCACTTCAGAACGCCAGCCCGGTGACGTGGCCCAAGCTGCAACTCAAGCACGGATTGAACAATAACCTCGTGACGGCGCATGCCCTCGCGCGTAGCGCCATCTTCAGCACACGGTTCTATCGCAGCCATGCCGAACGGCCCCTGTATCGCGAACGAACCAAGTTGCCGTCGACGAGCGACATCGAGGTCTTCCAGACTGCCGGTCATCAACTTGACCAGGGCGATGCTGATGTCTTCTATGAGCTTCTGAGGCGCGTATTTGCGGACGGCCGCGAAAGGTGCCGCGAGTCCCACGTCGTGTTCGGTCGCGCGGAGTTGCTACGGGCGCTCGAACGCAGCGCCGGCGGCAAGACCAGAAAGCTTCTGGATGAATCGCTGGACCGCCTCTACCATGCTGAGTTCGAGTTTTCGGTGCATGGCCTTTTTTCCGGCAAGTCCCGGCTCATTCTCAAGATGCATCGCCTCGATAAAAAAACGGCGGCAGGCGAAGACTATGACGTTCTGCTCGATGTCGAGTTGGCCCGGTTGTTCGACGGTAACCGATGGACGATTCTCCGGCGGTCACAGCGGCGGCTCCTTGATGGCAACCCCCTTGCGAAAGGCCTGCACGCGTATTTCTCGACGCTGCCGACCCCTCACCCCATGCTTCCGGAGACCTTGCTGCGGCTGGCGGGACGGCAGGGAATGCAGCTAAGCAAGGGGCTCGACGTGTTGCTTCCGGCTCTCGCTGCTGTCAAGCTCGCGACCGGCTGGGTCAAATGCGAATTCGAAACGCAAGGCGTGCATGCAGGAAAAGTCGTCGTGGAAAAAGGCGACTGCACCGCTGCGCGGGCAGAAAAGTCCAAAACTCGAAAGGCAGTTTCGGAGCAAACCGTCGAGCATGGCCTTGACGACGATATTTAG
- a CDS encoding helix-turn-helix domain-containing protein produces the protein MTGRTLTSMAIGHHLARLRDQVGLKQAELARKVTWSPAVLSRVESGERELSAEELEEVLQAIGSDEALKLRERIQRQWQVLPQPSLDHPEQELLWEAELATQQLRALSASDDVSGSFQRRLDEYQEELQYLASLVQKREHTVAFIGSIGIGKSTAICRMTGLEVQEGDSPAQPVLEAGAGGITVCEVHLQTGPQYGITVEPCSDEEIRQHVADFADHISHAGAQGGGDDVDAEADGQGISREIERAIRNMAGLRLRKEKIEGKTVRRDDAKEMAQRYGSTREVVVEVLSRMELHRRDTRHVWYDPSTGKAPLAWLKETFEAINNGRLAEFTLPKRIEVVVPVKLLDATDLTTRLIDTKGIDRTAARADLEMHLQDPHTLAVLCSGFNNAPGAEARLLLTRAREAGIRNLALKAAVVALPRPEEALAVKDDGGERVESAEEGYELKGEQVATALEPLGLADLSVGFFNAREDAPSTLQDFVVKQLLRVREDFSRRLQQATENIHEVIRNREREQTQAVIREAAGQLRNWLTQNADCPPVKQQLQGSLMTELVKAHASTIHAAVRRGGDWPNLNYSNELGHGARVLAASTLGRRLKAFQAVAENLRTNPDYAMAVSLVSQAEKVMLVAFDGVLAKMRLLGETLFEEEMRRDAEFWRNCENEWGKGPGYRDRIVDRSKQWFDDERKDELNRAIQALLSSEWADSVSRVSALLDE, from the coding sequence ATGACTGGACGAACGCTGACATCGATGGCCATCGGGCACCATTTGGCTCGTCTTAGAGACCAGGTGGGATTGAAGCAGGCAGAACTTGCACGCAAAGTCACTTGGAGTCCCGCGGTTCTCTCGAGAGTTGAGAGCGGTGAACGTGAGTTGAGCGCCGAGGAACTCGAGGAGGTGTTGCAAGCCATCGGGTCGGATGAAGCTCTCAAGCTTCGAGAGCGCATTCAGCGACAGTGGCAGGTGCTGCCCCAGCCGTCCCTTGACCACCCGGAGCAGGAGCTTTTGTGGGAAGCGGAACTCGCAACTCAGCAGTTGCGCGCGCTTTCGGCATCGGACGATGTCTCCGGCTCATTCCAACGACGGCTCGATGAGTACCAGGAGGAGTTGCAGTATTTGGCGAGCCTGGTGCAGAAACGGGAGCACACGGTTGCGTTCATTGGCAGCATCGGTATCGGTAAATCGACAGCAATCTGCCGGATGACCGGGCTTGAAGTGCAGGAAGGGGACTCTCCGGCGCAGCCGGTGCTCGAAGCCGGTGCTGGTGGCATCACGGTGTGCGAAGTGCATCTTCAAACCGGTCCGCAATACGGCATCACCGTGGAGCCATGCTCGGATGAAGAGATTCGACAGCATGTTGCCGATTTTGCAGACCACATCAGTCATGCAGGTGCGCAAGGCGGTGGCGACGACGTCGACGCAGAGGCCGACGGTCAGGGCATTTCGCGCGAAATCGAGCGGGCTATCCGGAACATGGCGGGACTGCGGCTTCGGAAAGAAAAAATAGAAGGAAAAACGGTTCGACGTGACGACGCGAAGGAAATGGCTCAGCGCTACGGGTCGACTCGAGAGGTCGTGGTCGAAGTTCTTTCCCGCATGGAACTGCACCGTCGCGATACGAGGCACGTTTGGTACGACCCGTCTACCGGGAAGGCCCCGCTAGCGTGGTTGAAAGAGACCTTTGAGGCCATCAATAACGGACGGCTGGCCGAATTCACCCTGCCGAAGCGGATTGAAGTGGTCGTGCCGGTAAAGCTTCTCGACGCAACCGACCTTACCACTCGGCTCATTGATACCAAAGGCATCGATAGGACGGCGGCACGCGCCGACCTCGAAATGCATCTTCAGGACCCTCATACCTTGGCGGTTCTTTGCTCTGGCTTCAACAACGCGCCCGGTGCGGAAGCTCGCCTACTGCTCACGCGCGCTCGCGAGGCAGGCATTCGGAACTTGGCGCTGAAGGCTGCGGTAGTCGCCCTGCCGCGCCCGGAAGAGGCTTTGGCGGTGAAAGACGACGGCGGCGAAAGAGTCGAATCGGCCGAAGAGGGCTATGAGCTGAAGGGAGAGCAGGTAGCGACCGCGCTTGAGCCACTCGGGCTGGCCGATTTGTCGGTCGGTTTCTTTAACGCCCGAGAGGACGCGCCTTCCACCCTGCAGGATTTTGTAGTCAAGCAACTCCTACGGGTACGGGAAGACTTTTCGAGGCGGCTCCAACAAGCCACGGAAAACATTCACGAGGTTATCCGCAACCGGGAGCGCGAGCAGACTCAGGCCGTTATACGAGAGGCCGCTGGTCAATTGAGGAATTGGCTGACTCAGAACGCCGACTGCCCGCCCGTAAAGCAGCAACTGCAGGGTAGCCTGATGACCGAGTTGGTCAAGGCTCATGCCAGCACGATTCACGCAGCAGTGCGGCGTGGCGGTGATTGGCCGAACCTGAATTACAGCAACGAGCTTGGACACGGTGCACGTGTGCTGGCAGCCAGTACGCTTGGGCGTAGACTGAAGGCATTTCAAGCCGTTGCCGAAAACCTGCGAACGAATCCCGACTATGCCATGGCGGTGTCTCTGGTTTCTCAGGCGGAAAAGGTGATGCTTGTTGCTTTTGACGGCGTACTTGCGAAGATGCGACTGCTCGGTGAGACGTTGTTCGAGGAGGAGATGAGAAGAGACGCGGAATTTTGGCGCAATTGCGAAAACGAGTGGGGCAAGGGGCCCGGATATCGAGACCGCATCGTGGACCGCAGCAAGCAGTGGTTTGATGACGAGCGCAAGGACGAGCTCAATCGGGCAATCCAGGCACTACTGTCCTCCGAGTGGGCTGATAGCGTTTCGCGGGTTTCGGCGCTGTTGGACGAGTAA
- a CDS encoding helix-turn-helix domain-containing protein gives MRIKEPATLFGRRLRAARQRADIPQDRLGVQIGLDESTASARMSRYETGTHEPPFGIAVKLAQALHLPAAYFYCEDDELADLVLAWVRLPKTERKHIKAMIDAILAGKRGK, from the coding sequence ATGAGGATAAAGGAGCCCGCCACCCTATTCGGCCGCCGCCTACGGGCAGCGCGGCAGCGGGCCGATATCCCGCAAGACCGGCTGGGCGTCCAGATTGGGCTCGACGAAAGCACGGCGAGTGCCCGAATGAGCCGCTATGAAACGGGCACACATGAGCCTCCGTTTGGCATCGCCGTCAAATTGGCGCAGGCGCTCCATCTTCCCGCCGCATACTTCTATTGCGAAGACGACGAGCTTGCCGACCTCGTGCTAGCGTGGGTGCGCCTGCCCAAGACCGAGCGCAAACATATCAAGGCCATGATTGATGCCATCCTGGCAGGCAAGCGCGGCAAGTAG
- a CDS encoding GIY-YIG nuclease family protein, producing the protein MEGYVYVISNKSMPGLMKVGLTTRSPEKRAVELSGTGSAYPATVEYSVRVPDAAAVERDAHRRLADCRVNRDREWFQCTRERAVNAVKASTGKVAKEEKDREVDERNRKLAAEKVAQDAALRRKQEDEARAAAAAREAAVKEINARYYSQFESLEKVPHFAVFWVIGGVILAVLFSVFSSRDLTFGGFVVFLLIGFIPGLLLHEWATNQKRKSPPYTDMVKKRDAEYEAVNRKYPQ; encoded by the coding sequence GTGGAAGGCTACGTGTACGTCATCTCGAACAAGAGCATGCCCGGCCTGATGAAGGTCGGCTTGACGACGCGCTCGCCCGAAAAGCGAGCCGTCGAACTGAGCGGAACGGGCTCGGCCTATCCAGCGACAGTTGAATACTCGGTGCGCGTGCCCGACGCGGCCGCGGTCGAGCGCGATGCGCACCGGCGGCTGGCGGATTGCCGGGTCAATCGCGACCGGGAATGGTTTCAGTGCACGCGCGAGCGTGCAGTGAATGCGGTTAAGGCGTCGACCGGCAAGGTCGCGAAAGAGGAGAAAGACCGAGAGGTCGACGAGCGCAACCGGAAGCTTGCCGCCGAAAAGGTCGCGCAGGATGCCGCCCTCCGCCGGAAGCAGGAAGATGAGGCGCGCGCTGCAGCTGCCGCGCGAGAAGCCGCCGTCAAGGAAATTAACGCGCGGTACTATTCGCAGTTCGAATCCCTTGAGAAGGTGCCCCATTTCGCGGTGTTCTGGGTGATAGGCGGCGTAATCCTGGCGGTCCTGTTCAGCGTTTTTTCGTCGCGTGACCTGACTTTCGGCGGGTTTGTCGTCTTTCTTCTGATTGGCTTCATTCCCGGCTTACTTCTTCACGAATGGGCGACTAACCAGAAACGAAAATCTCCGCCCTACACCGACATGGTGAAAAAGCGGGACGCCGAGTACGAGGCCGTGAACCGGAAATACCCGCAGTAA